Genomic segment of Geminocystis herdmanii PCC 6308:
TAAAACTTAATAAAATAATGGATAATTAAAAATTGAAAATTGAGAATGAAGAATATTAGAGATAACCAAAAATTTGAGAATGAAACAGCCCTGCATTCCTAAGAGTTATGGATTAACTCCTAAAACTTTCCATTAATCATTACTTTTTATGATGGATAATTACAAAATATTAAAATAAAAAGTAATTTTGATCTAATAATTTTGTTTTGCGTTACACTCTTAAAAACTCTAAAATGAAAAAGTGTTTACAAATCTTAATATTTTTCTAAGTTTTTACTATGATGATTCCCTGTTTTGATGTTGATATTGATTCTTCTTCTATGACAACGAATAATTCTATTTCCGAAGAAATGGTAGCCCAAGCCATCGCTAATGTGGTGAAATCAGCTCGTTATCAAGGAAAATCTTTAGAGGATTTAATCGCAGAAGTTTTACAAGATGATCCTATATTAGACTCAGTACAAAGACAATGGTTGAGTAAAATTGTGACTCAGGCATGGAATATGAGTTCTCAGTTTTCCATGCACAGTTGATTCTTTAAGGTATAATTACTCAGGTGAGATAGGTTTCATCAGGAAATCTAGTTTTAATGGGAATCATGGTGAATAATAGACAACTTTTTCAACAAATAAGAATTTTAGACCCCATATCACAAATCGATCGAGTTAGTGATATATTATTGAATCAAGGTATCATCACAGAAATTAGTGATCAGATTATCTCCCATGATGAAAAAACAGAAATTATTGACGGTAAGGGGTTAATTATAGCACCTGCATTGGTTGATTTGTATAGTCAAAGTGGTGAGCCGGGCGACGAAGAAAGAGAAACCTTAAAAAGTTTAACGGAAGCCTCCCAAGCTGGAGGTTTTTCGAGGGTAGGGATTTTACCAAATACTAATCCCGTCATCGACAATCCTAGTGTGGTGTCATGGATAAAACAAAAAACCGCCCATAATCCAACTCAATTCTACATCTGGGGGGCATTAACTCAAAATTTGGCAGGTGCAATCATTGCGCCGTTAGCAGAATTAGCCGAAGCGGGAGTGATTGGTTTTACTGACAATCGCCCCCATAGTAATTTACAGTTAGTGAGGAAGTTGTTAGAATATGCACAACCTTTTAATTTACCGGTGGCTTTAGTGCCAACAAATATAGAGTTAAGAGGTAATGGAGTAATCAGAGAAAGTCGTACTTCCATTCGTTTGGGTTTAGTGGGAAATCCAGACATTGCGGAAACCATTGCTATTGCTTCTCTTTTAGAATTGGTATCCCTCACAAAAACTCCTATTCATTTAATGCGTATCTCTACAGCGCGAGGAGTACAATTAATTAAACAAGCCAAAGAAAATAATTTACCTGTTACTGCCAGTGTGAATTGGCATCATTTAATTTTAAATACGGAAATTATTGCTAGTTATAACCCTAATTTAAAATTTGAACCTCCTTTAGGTACTGAAATCGATCGAATTGCTTTAGTACAGGGTATTAAAAATAATATCATAGACTCGATCGCTGTGGATCATACTCCTTATACTTATGAGGAAAAAACCGTTGCTTTTGCCCAAGCACCCCAAGGCTCGATCGGGCTAGAATTAATATTACCGTTATTGTGGGAAAATCTGGTTATCACGGGGGAATTGTCGGCTTTGGAATTATGGCGCAGTTTGAGTATTAATCCCTTAAAATGTTTAAAACAAGAACCTATGGGGATACAAGTAGGAAAACCTGCGGAATTAGTCTTATTTTCACCACAACAATCATGGATGGTAACTCCTTCCCAACTCAAATCTTTATCTTTTAATACCTATTGGTTAGATCAACAAATTAATGGAAAATTGATATTATAGTAATTTCTACCCTCATGAGGTGCGCTATCTTTAGATTTTCATTGAAACTAATGTAAATCAAGATGAAATCATACTCTATATTTCTTCTTTTTGCATTTGTTGAAGAATGCTCACAAAATCCTCAATACTGGTAAACTTGCCATACACAGAAGCAAATCGAACATAAGCGACTTCTGACAAACTACTCAAATGACTTAATACCAATTCACCGATGGATTGAGTTGTGATTTCTCTCATAAAATTTTCTTCTATTTCTAACTCAATATTTTCTACCAACGACTCTAAAAACTCTGCCTCAATACCTGTTTTTTCACACGCCCTGACTATACCTCTTAATATCTTAGATCGATCGAAAGATTCCTTACTACCATCTTTCTTAATTACCGTAATCGGTACAAATTCAATTCTTTCATAGGTAGTAAAACGATGTCCACAATCTAAACACTCCCTTCTACGCCTGATACTCTGTCCTTTTTCCGTCGTGCGAGATTCCAACACCTTACTATTATCAGAGCTACAAGAAGGGCATAACATATTTTTTTAAATTTATTTAATCACTAAACAATAAGTATCTCTAGGGTAGGCATTGCCCACAAAACCCTAGTATGAAAAAAAGCCTCTTTCCCATATATCTTAGCTAAATCAGAGACTTAATGAAGATATAACGATGAAAAAGACTTTTTAATTACATTAAAACTAAGGAAAAAACTATCAATTATTCCTTAGTAACTTGAAAATTACTTGTTAATTTTAGGAGGCTCACGAAATGCTACAGCGAAAAATAATACTGAGATCATCATAGCCAACACGAGAATATAAGCAACACTTTCCATTTTATTTTCTCTATATGGTAATTTTTATTTGATAAAAGAGGGGAATAGAAAGAAAAATCTCCCTATTCCTCATTCATAAATTATGCAGATTCTGGACGACGACTAGATTTATCCCCAACTTTTTGGAATAAACCCCATTCTACTTGTTCTGGGTCTAAGTCTGGATCGATACCGGCAAATACATCACGGAATAATGTACGCGCACCGTGCCAAATATGACCAAAGAAGAATAGTAATGCAAAACAAGCATGACCAAAAGTAAACCAACCACGAGTGCTGGTACGGAATACACCGTCAGAATTTAAGGTTTCAGTATCAAAGGCAAAAGGTTCACCTAATTGTGCTTTACGCGCATAGCGTTTAACATCAAGAGGATCACTAAAGGTTTTACCATCTAACTCACCACCTAAGAAACTAACAGTAACGCCAGTTTGCTCAATACTTAAAGCGGATTCAGCACGACGGAAAGGAATATCCGCACGAACTACACCATCGGCATCGGTTAAAACTACGGGGAAGGTTTCAAAGAAGTTAGGAAGACGGCGTAAGAATAATTCGTTACCATCTTTATCCTTAAATACGGGATGTCCTAACCAACCTTGAGCAATACCGTCTCCTTTATCCATTGCACCAGTACGGAATAAACCACCTTTAGCGGGGCTATTTCCTACATAGTCATAGAATGCTAGTTTTTCAGGAATTGCTTCCCATGCTTCCTCAGCAGTTGCACCATCAGCGATACTGGTTTCTACTCGACGTTGAATTTCTTGTTGATAGTACCCTTGATCCCATTGATAACGGGTAGGTCCAAATAATTCTACGGGGGTAGTGGCGTTACCATACCACATTGTTCCAGCTACTACGAAAGCGGCAAAGAATACTGCTGCGATACTGCTAGAAAGTACGGTTTCAATGTTCCCCATACGAAGGGCTTTATAAAGTCTTTCGGGAGGACGAACGCTGAGGTGGAATAAACCTGCAATAATACCAACGATACCTGCTGCAATGTGGTGAGCTACGACACCACCTGGGTTAAAGGGGTTAAAACCAGCAGGTCCCCATTCTGGTGCTACGGGTTGAACGTGACCAGTTAAAGCATAAGGATCAGATATCCACATACCCGGTCCCCATAATCCTGTTAGGTGGAATGCACCAAAACCGAAACAGAGTAATCCAGATAAGAATAAGTGAATCCCGAACATTTTAGGTAAATCGAGAGCCGGTTCACCTGTACGGGAGTCGGTGAATAATTCTAAGTCCCAGAATACCCAGTGCCATACGGCGGCTAAGAATAAGAGTCCAGAGAGGACGATATGCGCGATCGCAACACCTTCAAAAGACCAGAAGCCCGGATCAATACCTGTTTCTCCGGTGATACTCCAACCACCCCAAGAACCTGTTACCCCTAGACGTGCCATAAAGGGTAAAACGAACATTCCTTGTCTCCACATGGGATTCAACACGGCATCGCTAGGATCAAATACAGCTAGTTCATATAAAGCCATAGATCCCGCCCAACCTGCTACTAATGCGGTGTGCATTAAATGCACTGCAATTAAACGACCGGGATCGTTAATTACAACTGTATGTACTCTGTACCAAGGTAGTCCCATCGACTACGCTCCTCCTATTATTGTGATTTTTACTAAATTCGGGATAGATCCAGTTTACTATAACCGTTGAGGGTTTTGTCTTTCAAAACGAATTTTGAATAGATTTACCCTATGATCTTAATTTTATGTTAAAAATTCTATCTTTTATTAGAACTTATGGCAAGATATTTTTTCTGTGAATGAGGAATTAAGAATTAAGAATTAAGAATTAAGAATTAAGAATTAAAAACTCCTCACTATTAACTATTCATTCTATGAACTGTATTGATATAGCATTATTACCCGGTATAAGCCCGATCGATCTCAAAAACCTTAAATCTCTAGGTATAAATACTAATTTAGCTTTGCTTCAATGGTCGATCGATCGGCAAAAACAAGAAGAATTAGCTCAAAAAATGGGAGTTAATCTTAAAAATATTTTGAAATGGATTGCTCTAGCTGATTTATCCCGTTTGGAAAGTGTGGGAAATCAATATTGTGGTTTAATCTTACACTCAGGAATCTTATCCTGTCGTCAATTAAGCCAAGTATCCGTACCTAAGTTACACCAACAAATTCTGCGTTTACAAGTAGCGACTTTAGGCAGAAAAGATTTATGTCCGCCCCTTCCCCTCGTAAAAACGTGGGTAAAAGAGGCAGGACAATTAGGAATTAGGAATTAGGAATTCTTGTACCTATTATAAAGGGTATTTTTTGATTTGTCAACTTAAATCTAATTTTTTAAGCTAAAACAGGAACAGGGGTTTCCCAACGATCGACTGCTTTACCGATGACAGATAACTCTTGAACCAATCGATCGAAAGCATCAGGAGTCAAGGATTGAGGTCCATCAGAGAGGGCTTTAGCCGGGTTAGGGTGTACTTCGATCATCAAAGAATCTGTACCCCCTGCGATGGCAGCCATTGCCATACTAGGCACATATTCCGCTTTACCTGTACCATGACTAGGATCAATCATAATCGGTAAATGAGTTAAAGAACGCAATACAGGAATTACAGATAAATCTAATACATTACGAGCAAACTCTCGATCGAAAGTACGAATACCTCTTTCACATAAGATGACGTTGGAATTTCCAGCGGCGAGGATATATTCAGCCGCCATTAACCATTCGGAAATAGTAGCAGACATACCTCTTTTTAAGAGAACTGGTTTAGGTTGAGCACCCACTTTTTTCAAAAGAGAGAAATTTTGCATATTTCGTGCTCCTACTTGGATAACGTCCGCAAATTCCACAATTACATCTAAATCTGCTGTATCCATAACTTCAGTGATAATTCCTAATCCTGAAGCATCTCTAGCGGCGGCTAATAATTCTAAAGCACTTTCACCATGCCCTTGGAAAGCATAGGGAGAAGTACGAGGTTTATAAGCCCCACCTCTTAAAAATTTTGCCCCTGCGGTTTTAACTCTTTTGGCGGTTTCCACGATCATTTCTTCGTTTTCCACCGAACAAGGACCTGCTACAATGACGATCGGATGATTTAAACCAAAAGTAACCGCACCATTAGGAGTCGGTACAACTACTTCGCTAGGTTGCCCATGACGATAATCTAAACTAGCACGTTTAAAAGGTTGTTCCACTCGTAAAACCGTTTCAATCCAAGGGCTAACCTCTTGAATTTGCTCAGGATTAAGGGAAGCTGTTTCTCCCACTAAACCGATAACGACTTTATGTTGTCCGACAATTTTTTCAGGACTTAATCCCCAAGTGGTTAACTCATCACCGACACGATTAACTTCGGCTTCGGGAGTACCCACTTTCATTACAACGATCATAATTAATTTACCTTGACTAATATTATGTGCTAAGGATCGGTATTTGGTTTATGACTGACGCACTGACTTTAAATGTAGGGTAGGCAATGCCCACCAACTACCACCTATAGTGTTAAAATTGCATAAAAATAATTATTCTGAGTAACTTCTATGGTTGTGATCAAATTTTTACTAACTCAGAACTTACATAACCAAAAATTTAGGATTTGAGATTCTTTCCCAATAACTAGGAATGACTTTTTTGCTTTGTGTTTTGGTATATAAGTTTTGTAATAAATTTCTAATTTCTTAGAGATAAATCACACAAAATAACTAATTATTATTTATTAATAGATTCTTGTCGTGCGTTTTTCCATGCGGAAGTCATTCTACCAAAATTGAGAGTAAAATCTGACCAACCCCACCTAGTACCAACTCTTTCTTCATCCCATGATGTCGAAAGAATGCCATAACTTAAACCTAACACACCTAACCCAAATAAACCCATAGTGACCAATAATACGGCGGTATTAGGAATTTTAAACCATTCTTGTTTTACCAAGAAATAAAAGGCAAAAAAGGAAAAAATACCTAAACCTGTAGGAAGTCCGCTAAAAATAGCCATTCTCCGAATCATTCTTTGACTAATAACTTCAGGTATTTCTTTGAAAGAAGTATTGTTTTTGTTTCTCTGATAGTTTTTAGTTGATTTTGTTTCAGATTTATTTGCGGGAGTATTAGTAGTTTTTTTTACTACTTTTTTATTCTTTTTGGGTTCA
This window contains:
- a CDS encoding dihydroorotase, which gives rise to MGIMVNNRQLFQQIRILDPISQIDRVSDILLNQGIITEISDQIISHDEKTEIIDGKGLIIAPALVDLYSQSGEPGDEERETLKSLTEASQAGGFSRVGILPNTNPVIDNPSVVSWIKQKTAHNPTQFYIWGALTQNLAGAIIAPLAELAEAGVIGFTDNRPHSNLQLVRKLLEYAQPFNLPVALVPTNIELRGNGVIRESRTSIRLGLVGNPDIAETIAIASLLELVSLTKTPIHLMRISTARGVQLIKQAKENNLPVTASVNWHHLILNTEIIASYNPNLKFEPPLGTEIDRIALVQGIKNNIIDSIAVDHTPYTYEEKTVAFAQAPQGSIGLELILPLLWENLVITGELSALELWRSLSINPLKCLKQEPMGIQVGKPAELVLFSPQQSWMVTPSQLKSLSFNTYWLDQQINGKLIL
- the nrdR gene encoding transcriptional regulator NrdR, which encodes MLCPSCSSDNSKVLESRTTEKGQSIRRRRECLDCGHRFTTYERIEFVPITVIKKDGSKESFDRSKILRGIVRACEKTGIEAEFLESLVENIELEIEENFMREITTQSIGELVLSHLSSLSEVAYVRFASVYGKFTSIEDFVSILQQMQKEEI
- a CDS encoding photosystem II reaction center protein T, coding for MESVAYILVLAMMISVLFFAVAFREPPKINK
- the psbB gene encoding photosystem II chlorophyll-binding protein CP47, which produces MGLPWYRVHTVVINDPGRLIAVHLMHTALVAGWAGSMALYELAVFDPSDAVLNPMWRQGMFVLPFMARLGVTGSWGGWSITGETGIDPGFWSFEGVAIAHIVLSGLLFLAAVWHWVFWDLELFTDSRTGEPALDLPKMFGIHLFLSGLLCFGFGAFHLTGLWGPGMWISDPYALTGHVQPVAPEWGPAGFNPFNPGGVVAHHIAAGIVGIIAGLFHLSVRPPERLYKALRMGNIETVLSSSIAAVFFAAFVVAGTMWYGNATTPVELFGPTRYQWDQGYYQQEIQRRVETSIADGATAEEAWEAIPEKLAFYDYVGNSPAKGGLFRTGAMDKGDGIAQGWLGHPVFKDKDGNELFLRRLPNFFETFPVVLTDADGVVRADIPFRRAESALSIEQTGVTVSFLGGELDGKTFSDPLDVKRYARKAQLGEPFAFDTETLNSDGVFRTSTRGWFTFGHACFALLFFFGHIWHGARTLFRDVFAGIDPDLDPEQVEWGLFQKVGDKSSRRPESA
- a CDS encoding DUF4332 domain-containing protein, with the protein product MNCIDIALLPGISPIDLKNLKSLGINTNLALLQWSIDRQKQEELAQKMGVNLKNILKWIALADLSRLESVGNQYCGLILHSGILSCRQLSQVSVPKLHQQILRLQVATLGRKDLCPPLPLVKTWVKEAGQLGIRN
- the aroF gene encoding 3-deoxy-7-phosphoheptulonate synthase, encoding MIVVMKVGTPEAEVNRVGDELTTWGLSPEKIVGQHKVVIGLVGETASLNPEQIQEVSPWIETVLRVEQPFKRASLDYRHGQPSEVVVPTPNGAVTFGLNHPIVIVAGPCSVENEEMIVETAKRVKTAGAKFLRGGAYKPRTSPYAFQGHGESALELLAAARDASGLGIITEVMDTADLDVIVEFADVIQVGARNMQNFSLLKKVGAQPKPVLLKRGMSATISEWLMAAEYILAAGNSNVILCERGIRTFDREFARNVLDLSVIPVLRSLTHLPIMIDPSHGTGKAEYVPSMAMAAIAGGTDSLMIEVHPNPAKALSDGPQSLTPDAFDRLVQELSVIGKAVDRWETPVPVLA
- a CDS encoding PAM68 family protein, with amino-acid sequence MPSSSSNRNSLPFEPKKNKKVVKKTTNTPANKSETKSTKNYQRNKNNTSFKEIPEVISQRMIRRMAIFSGLPTGLGIFSFFAFYFLVKQEWFKIPNTAVLLVTMGLFGLGVLGLSYGILSTSWDEERVGTRWGWSDFTLNFGRMTSAWKNARQESINK